ATCGTGCTGCCCGCCGGCACGTTCATCAGCGCCACGCCACCGGACGGCGCCGTGTTCCTGTACTGGGAGAGCACCGGCCCGGTGCTGCTGGCGGTGTTCCGCGCACTCGAGAAGGCGCTGGGCCGCAAGGCGGTCGGTGGCGACTACGGCTCGCTGAACATCCACAACGCCAACGGCGTCCTCGCCGACGGGACCCCGTGGGTCACCACCGCCCAGTGCGGCGGCGAGCACGGGCCGTGGGGCGCGACCGAGGCCGGAGACGCCGACAGCTACTCCGTCGTCTACCAGGCCAACAACCTCGACCCGGCGACGGAAGCCATCGAGTCCGAGGTGCCCGCCGTCGTGCTGCGCAAGGAGTACATGCCCGACAGCTCCGGCGCCGGGGAGAACCGTGGCGGCGCGGCCGTCCTCAAAGACACGCTGTACCTGACCGCGGCGGAGCACTGGTCGAGCCCGCTGCACACGAAGTCCGCCAGCGGCGTGGGCGTCTACGGCGGGCGGGCCGGTGCGCTCGGCGCGACGTGGGTGTTCGACCCGGACTACAAGAACGTGCCGAAGGAAAAGGACCTCATCGGCACCGATCCCGAGGTCTACGCCGGCTCGACGCCGGTGGCCGGGATGCTGGACCCGCGAACCAGGACGGTCGACCCCGATGGCGAGTACTTCTACTTCGCCAGCACCCCGGTCTGGCACACCAAGCCGAACGCGGTGTTCCGCTACCTCACCAACGGCGGCGGCGGCTGGGGCTCACCGCTGCAGCGCAGCCCCGAGCGCGTCTGCCGCGACGTGCGCGACGAGTACGTGACGATCGAAGGCGCCTACCGCGACTACGGCGTCGTCATCACCGGCGACCCGCACGGCGACCCCGAAGGCCTGAAGATCGATCACGACGCGACCGCCGAGCGCCGCGCCGAGATGGCCGTGAAGTAAGGAGGATCCGATGTCCGACAACGGAACAGATGTCGCCCGCCAGAACGCATTGCGCGACGCGTTCATCAAAGAGCGCGGCTATTGGAACCCCTTCTGGGAGGGGTTGCTGAGCCTCGATCCCGAATTCTTCGACGCCTACCGCGAGTTCTCGGCCGTGCCGTGGCGCAAGGGCGTTCTGGAACCGAAGATCAAGGAACTGATCTACACCGCGATCGACGCGTCCACGACCCACTTGTACGAGCCGGGGTTGCGCCAGCACATCCGCAACGCGCTCGGTTACGGCGCCACCAAGGAAGAGATCATGGAGGTGCTGGAACTGACGAGTGTGCTCGGCATCCACACCTGCACCCTCGGCGTGCCCGTGCTGATGGAGGAGCTGGCCGCTCACGAGCAGCAGAAGGCGACGTGACCCCCGGTGTTCTCGACCCGCGCGGCCCGGCCTCCCTGGCCGGGCAGCGCGCGGTCGTCACCGGGGCCGCGCGCGGGATCGGCAGCCGGATCGCCGTCGAACTCGCCCTCGCCGGAGCCCACGTCACGGCGCTGGACCGGCACGACCCGGCCGGCACTGTCGCCGAAATCACCGAGCTCGGTGGCAGCGCGGCCGGCCTGCGGGCCGACATCACCGATCGCGACGCCATCGCCACCGCGATGGCCGAGGCCGCCGGGCCACCGCGGCGGCTCGACGCGCTGGTGACCTGCGCCGCGGTCTACGGCGAGACCGTCGCGCTCGACGAGCTACCCGAGTCCGAAGTGGACCTCGTGCTCGGCGTGAACATCAAGGGAACACTTTGGTGCATCAGTGGTGCGCTGCCGTTCCTGCGAGGACACGACTCACGCGTGGTCTGCATCGGCTCGGTGGCGGGCAAGGCCGGGGGCGTGCTGGCCGGGCCGCACTACGTGGCCAGCAAGGGCGCCGTGCACGCGGTCGTGAAGTGGCTCGCCAAGACCGAAGCCGGCAACGGAGTCCTCGCCAACGCCGTCGCCCCCGGCGTCGTCGACACCGAGATGATCCGCGGCAAGGGGTATTCCGGCGACTACAACCCGCTGGGCAGGCTGGCCCGGCCCGAGGAGATCGCCCGGGTGGCGGCCTTCCTCGCCTCGCCGGCGGCCAGTTACATGACCGGCGCGGTCGTGGACGTCAACGGTGGCTATGCGATGGGCTGAGGCCCGAGAACAGGAGATCTGCAGTGGATACAGCGGGATGCGCGGTCGTCACCGGCGCGGGTTCCGGAATCGGCCGCGCCTGCGCCATGCGGCTCTCGGAGTCCGGACTCGCCCTCGCCCTGCTCGACGCCAACGGCGAAGCCGCGGAGAAGGCGGCGGCCGAATTGCCCGCCGCGGCCGCCTTCGGCGTCGACGTCACCGACGAAACCCAGGTCGCCGACGCGGTGCGCGAGGCCGCCCAGCGGTTCGGAGCGCCGAAGGTGCTCGTCAACGCAGCGGGGATCATCGTGCGCAAGACGCTGCTGGAGTCGAGCGTCGAGGAGTGGCGACGGGTGCTGGACGTCAACCTCACCGGCTACTTCATCCTCCTCCGGCAGGTGATCCCGCTGATGGCAGCCGGTGGTGGCGGAAGCATCGTCCAGATCGCCTCGATCGCCGGGCACACCGGCTACGGGTTCTCGTCCTACACCGCCGCGAAAGGCGGTGTGCTCGCCCTGACCCGCCAGCTCGCCGCGGAACTGGCGAAGGACGGCATCCGGATCAACTCCGTGAGCCCGGGCGTCGTCCACAGCGGACTCAACCGCGACACGCTGTCGAACAGCGCGATCCACGCGGCCACCGTGGCCAACACGCCGCTCGGCCGCATCGGCGAGCCCGACGACATCGCCCGTGCGGTCGCCTTCCTCGCGAGCCCCGACGCCGGCTACGTCACCGGCACCGACCTGGTCGCCGACGGCGGCATGATCAGCACGATCCACTGGGGGCCGGCCGGGGACGAGCTGCACAGCTTCCACACCCAGGAGCGCTGATGGCGAACTTCGCGACGATCCTCGACCACAACACCGGCCGCGACCCGGGCCGGATCGTGCTCAGGCAGGGCGAGCGCAAGCTCACCAACCGCGAGCTGCTCGACCGGGTCGACGCGGTCGCCGCCGGCCTCGCCGGACTGGGTGTCGGCCGCGGCGACGTCGTCGCCATCCTGCTCTACAACCACCTGGAGTTCCTCGAGACCGCGTTCGCGGTCAACCGGGTCGGTGCCGCGTTCCTGCCGCTGAACTATCGGCTCTCCCCGGAGGAGTGGCGCTACATCATCGACCACTCCGGCGCCGTGGCGCTGCTGACCGAGCCGGAGTTCCGGCCCGCGGTCGAGCAGCTCGCCTTGCCCGCCTTGAAGCACCGGCTGCTGCTGGACGGCGCTGCCGACGGGTGGACGGGCTACGCCGATCTGCTGGCGGCCAACGAAGGGAAGTCCGTCGCTGCCGTGCCGGTCGCCCCGGACGAGCTGCAGCGGCTGATGTACACCTCCGGGACGACGTCCCGCCCCAAGGGCGTGCGGATCACGCACGGCAATCTGGCGTGGAAGAACCTGGCGCACATCGTCGAGTTCGGCATCACCGCCGCCGACACGACGCTCGTGTGCGGGCCGCTTTACCACGTCGGCGGGTTCGATCTGCCCGGCGTCGGGACACTGCACGCCGGGGGTTCGCTCATCGTGCTCCGCAAGTTCGACGCGGAGGAGGTCGTGGCGACCATCGAACGCGAGCGCCCGACGAACATCTGGCTGGCCCCGGCGATGATGAACGCGATCCTGCAGCTGCCGGACCTGGCCGGGCGGGACACGTCCTCGATCCGGTTCATCATCGGTGGCGGTGAGAAGATGCCCGTCCCGCTGGTCGAACGGATCCTCGCCGCGTTTCCGAACGCGTGGTTCGCCGACGCCTACGGGCTCACCGAGACCGTCTCGGGCGACACGTTCAACGACTACGAGCACATGCTGGCCAAGGTCGGCTCCGTCGGGCGCCCCGTCGTCCACCTCGAAGTCCGCATCGTCGACGAGACCGGCACGCCCGTCGGACCGAACGAGCTGGGTGAGATCACTCTCCGCGGCCCCAAGGTCAGCACCGGGTACTGGCACGACGACGAGGCCACCGCCAAGGCCTTCCGCGACGGCTGGTTCCACACCGGTGACATCGGCCGCGTCGACGAGGACGGCTACCTCTACGTGGAAGACCGCAAGAAGGACATGATCGTCTCCGGCGGCGAGAACATCGCCACCCCCGAAGTCGAACGCGTCCTCTACGAGCACCCGGACGTCGTCGAGGCCGCCGTCGTCGGCATGGGACACCCGCGGTGGGGCGAAGTCCCGCAGGCGTTCGTGGTCCTGCGCCCCGGCGTCCCGGCCGATCGCACCGCGTTGATCGAGTTCTGCCGGGCCCGGCTCGCCAAGTTCAAAGTCCCCGCCGACCTGGTGTTCCTCGACGCGCTGCCCCGAACACCGTCCGGCAAGGTGCTGAAACGGAACCTGCGCTCATGACCGCGTTCGACCTCACCGGAAAAGTCGCCTGGATCACCGGCGCCGGCAAGGGCCTCGGCCGGGCCATCGCGGAAGCTCTCGCCGGGGCCGGCGCGACCCTCGCCGTCACTTCCCGCACCCGCGAGGACCTCGACCGGCTCGCCGCCGACCTCGGTTCGGCGTTGGTGC
This genomic window from Amycolatopsis mongoliensis contains:
- a CDS encoding carboxymuconolactone decarboxylase family protein; amino-acid sequence: MSDNGTDVARQNALRDAFIKERGYWNPFWEGLLSLDPEFFDAYREFSAVPWRKGVLEPKIKELIYTAIDASTTHLYEPGLRQHIRNALGYGATKEEIMEVLELTSVLGIHTCTLGVPVLMEELAAHEQQKAT
- a CDS encoding SDR family NAD(P)-dependent oxidoreductase; translated protein: MTPGVLDPRGPASLAGQRAVVTGAARGIGSRIAVELALAGAHVTALDRHDPAGTVAEITELGGSAAGLRADITDRDAIATAMAEAAGPPRRLDALVTCAAVYGETVALDELPESEVDLVLGVNIKGTLWCISGALPFLRGHDSRVVCIGSVAGKAGGVLAGPHYVASKGAVHAVVKWLAKTEAGNGVLANAVAPGVVDTEMIRGKGYSGDYNPLGRLARPEEIARVAAFLASPAASYMTGAVVDVNGGYAMG
- a CDS encoding SDR family NAD(P)-dependent oxidoreductase, producing the protein MDTAGCAVVTGAGSGIGRACAMRLSESGLALALLDANGEAAEKAAAELPAAAAFGVDVTDETQVADAVREAAQRFGAPKVLVNAAGIIVRKTLLESSVEEWRRVLDVNLTGYFILLRQVIPLMAAGGGGSIVQIASIAGHTGYGFSSYTAAKGGVLALTRQLAAELAKDGIRINSVSPGVVHSGLNRDTLSNSAIHAATVANTPLGRIGEPDDIARAVAFLASPDAGYVTGTDLVADGGMISTIHWGPAGDELHSFHTQER
- a CDS encoding acyl-CoA synthetase, coding for MANFATILDHNTGRDPGRIVLRQGERKLTNRELLDRVDAVAAGLAGLGVGRGDVVAILLYNHLEFLETAFAVNRVGAAFLPLNYRLSPEEWRYIIDHSGAVALLTEPEFRPAVEQLALPALKHRLLLDGAADGWTGYADLLAANEGKSVAAVPVAPDELQRLMYTSGTTSRPKGVRITHGNLAWKNLAHIVEFGITAADTTLVCGPLYHVGGFDLPGVGTLHAGGSLIVLRKFDAEEVVATIERERPTNIWLAPAMMNAILQLPDLAGRDTSSIRFIIGGGEKMPVPLVERILAAFPNAWFADAYGLTETVSGDTFNDYEHMLAKVGSVGRPVVHLEVRIVDETGTPVGPNELGEITLRGPKVSTGYWHDDEATAKAFRDGWFHTGDIGRVDEDGYLYVEDRKKDMIVSGGENIATPEVERVLYEHPDVVEAAVVGMGHPRWGEVPQAFVVLRPGVPADRTALIEFCRARLAKFKVPADLVFLDALPRTPSGKVLKRNLRS